A section of the Anabaena cylindrica PCC 7122 genome encodes:
- a CDS encoding uridine kinase family protein, whose translation MNIQDLADSILQKQSKLSIDRGFLVAVSGIDGSGKGYITEKLITALNYQNIHAISINLDAWHKLPTERFNSENPAQHFYDNAFHFDDLFQKLILPLKNQRMINLTTVLTGIAGIPQTYNYQFENVDVIVLEGIFLLKRSLQYFYDFKIWIDCSFETALERAIQRNQEDISPEQIIEDYQKIYFPAQKTHLAIDNPKSSADIIYMNDAKFV comes from the coding sequence ATGAATATTCAAGATTTAGCTGATTCTATCCTCCAAAAGCAATCAAAATTGTCAATAGATAGAGGTTTTTTAGTTGCTGTCAGTGGTATTGATGGTTCTGGCAAAGGTTATATTACTGAAAAATTAATAACTGCTCTCAATTATCAAAATATTCATGCTATCTCCATTAATTTAGATGCTTGGCATAAGCTCCCGACTGAGCGATTTAATTCTGAAAATCCAGCCCAGCATTTTTACGATAATGCTTTTCACTTTGATGATCTATTTCAAAAATTGATACTGCCGTTAAAAAATCAGCGGATGATTAATTTAACAACTGTTTTAACAGGAATTGCTGGTATACCGCAAACCTATAATTATCAATTTGAAAATGTGGATGTAATTGTGCTTGAAGGAATATTTTTGCTGAAGCGATCGCTGCAATATTTCTATGATTTTAAGATTTGGATTGATTGTTCATTTGAAACTGCTTTGGAAAGAGCCATCCAGCGAAACCAAGAAGATATTTCACCAGAACAGATAATTGAAGATTACCAAAAAATTTATTTTCCTGCCCAAAAAACTCATTTGGCAATTGACAATCCCAAATCAAGTGCAGACATAATTTATATGAATGATGCCAAGTTTGTTTAA
- a CDS encoding cysteine hydrolase family protein produces MNLPIRTLGIAPNAWGVNQTFADITHPQKTPQPVILSTETKTLRLDLAKAAIIVVDMQNDFCHSDGWLAHIGVDITPARQPIEPLQKLLPALRTANVPIIWLNWGNRPDLLNISPALLHVYNPTGDGVGLGDPLPKNGAKVLVKGSWAAAVVDELEQQPDDICVDKYRMSGFWDTPLDSILRNLGITTIFFTGINADQCVFTTLCDANFLGYDCILVQDCTATTSPEYCWLATLYNIKQCFGFVTDSSAIATAIDHL; encoded by the coding sequence ATGAATCTACCAATTCGGACATTAGGCATTGCACCAAATGCTTGGGGAGTAAATCAGACTTTTGCAGACATTACCCATCCTCAAAAGACCCCACAACCAGTTATTTTATCAACAGAAACCAAAACTCTGCGTCTTGACTTGGCAAAAGCTGCCATAATTGTCGTTGATATGCAAAATGACTTCTGTCATTCTGATGGTTGGTTAGCTCATATTGGTGTAGATATCACCCCAGCACGTCAACCCATTGAACCATTACAAAAATTATTACCAGCACTACGGACTGCTAACGTGCCTATAATTTGGCTAAATTGGGGAAATCGCCCTGATTTACTCAATATAAGTCCTGCTTTACTACACGTCTATAATCCCACCGGTGACGGAGTAGGATTGGGTGATCCTCTTCCCAAAAACGGTGCTAAGGTACTTGTAAAAGGTAGTTGGGCAGCAGCAGTAGTAGACGAACTCGAACAGCAACCAGATGATATTTGCGTTGATAAATATCGAATGAGTGGTTTTTGGGATACACCCTTAGATAGTATTCTGCGGAACTTAGGAATAACGACAATATTTTTTACTGGTATCAACGCTGACCAATGTGTATTCACAACTCTATGTGATGCCAACTTTTTAGGATATGACTGCATTTTAGTTCAAGATTGCACTGCTACCACCTCACCTGAATATTGCTGGCTGGCTACGTTATACAACATTAAACAATGCTTTGGTTTTGTCACAGATTCCTCAGCAATTGCCACAGCGATAGATCATTTGTAA
- a CDS encoding DUF1349 domain-containing protein, protein MEWLNEPPTWSHSEQQIIITTAPKTDFWRITHYGFIRDSGHFYFDRVSTDFVVDIKIKGKYKDLYDQAGIMIRADEKHWIKTGIEYVDGVQNLSAVVTHNYSDWSFTPLLNPPDTFQLRVERCQEAIHIAYLDEDNRYVPLRMAYFPVEQDIQVGIMCASPQGNGYEVIFEDYQLTKKGGKSS, encoded by the coding sequence ATGGAATGGCTTAATGAACCTCCTACCTGGTCGCATTCTGAGCAGCAAATCATCATTACAACTGCACCAAAAACTGATTTTTGGCGTATAACTCACTATGGTTTTATTCGTGATAGTGGACATTTCTACTTTGACAGAGTGAGTACAGATTTTGTTGTTGATATCAAGATAAAAGGCAAATATAAGGACTTATATGATCAGGCAGGAATTATGATTCGTGCTGACGAAAAACATTGGATTAAAACTGGAATTGAGTATGTAGATGGAGTACAAAACCTGAGTGCTGTGGTCACTCATAACTATTCAGATTGGTCATTCACACCTTTGTTAAATCCTCCTGATACTTTTCAGCTACGGGTTGAGCGATGTCAAGAGGCTATTCATATCGCTTATTTAGATGAAGATAACCGCTATGTTCCCTTGAGAATGGCTTATTTTCCAGTCGAGCAAGATATTCAAGTGGGAATAATGTGTGCATCACCACAAGGAAATGGATATGAGGTAATTTTTGAGGATTATCAATTAACAAAAAAAGGTGGAAAATCATCATGA
- a CDS encoding serine/threonine protein kinase, with amino-acid sequence MNTRPFASPENQELLVNRYQLKQLIGKGGMGEVFLAHDILLGGTPVAIKFLSQTVVNPKIQASFNREALLSAALSQKSIHIVRAYDYGVSQNGKPFYVMEYLSGKILKELIPISLPMFFTLLRQICLGLQCAHQGTKIDGINYQLVHRDIKPANIIVIPDPILGQLAKILDFGIAKFLNSSTAIHTKGFHGTLPYCSPEQLDGEELDGRSDIYSLGVMMFEMLTGQKPWQPETNYFGAWYKAHRFEAPKAIADANPYIQVPQKLNDLIMTCLAKKPENRPQNIAQILQILSDIEKSNQQKASTSLAHSSTSHRSLVSKSPGKITNPYEHLVWPENKPIQEIVFPQMIDTAKGYVAALWLMLPEQEIKNHAHTNPYNQFIFITSPHPMLLWLTVLYNRELGPKWLPCYLDMQNTQNLQMVSALAASKSYPLIFFTLEPTHKCFSVIRSAISPIKGQKLTTWIQQSQQLPSSSQPQVSKKLLKQQYKLMQSQILQKIESKTKVVG; translated from the coding sequence GTGAACACCAGGCCCTTTGCGTCTCCAGAAAATCAGGAGTTGCTTGTCAACCGTTATCAACTTAAGCAGTTAATCGGTAAAGGTGGCATGGGTGAAGTTTTTTTAGCACACGATATTTTGCTAGGAGGTACACCAGTTGCTATAAAATTTTTATCTCAGACTGTAGTTAACCCAAAAATTCAAGCCAGCTTTAATCGTGAAGCTCTTTTGAGCGCTGCATTAAGTCAAAAAAGTATACACATCGTGCGGGCTTATGATTACGGTGTCAGTCAAAATGGTAAGCCATTTTATGTGATGGAATATCTATCTGGCAAGATTTTGAAGGAATTAATCCCCATATCTTTGCCAATGTTTTTCACTTTATTACGCCAAATTTGTTTAGGCTTACAGTGCGCTCATCAAGGAACTAAAATTGATGGTATCAATTATCAACTAGTTCACAGAGATATTAAGCCAGCTAATATAATTGTGATTCCTGATCCAATATTGGGGCAATTAGCCAAAATTTTAGACTTTGGGATTGCAAAATTTTTAAATTCTTCAACGGCAATTCACACTAAAGGATTTCATGGAACCTTACCTTACTGTTCACCAGAACAATTAGATGGGGAAGAATTAGATGGTCGTTCTGATATTTATAGCTTGGGTGTGATGATGTTTGAGATGCTGACAGGACAAAAACCTTGGCAGCCAGAAACTAACTATTTTGGTGCTTGGTATAAAGCGCATCGTTTTGAAGCTCCAAAAGCGATCGCTGATGCAAATCCCTATATTCAAGTGCCTCAGAAGTTAAATGATTTAATTATGACTTGTCTGGCCAAGAAACCGGAAAACCGTCCCCAAAATATAGCCCAAATTTTGCAGATATTGAGTGATATAGAAAAATCTAATCAACAAAAAGCAAGCACAAGTTTAGCTCATTCATCTACTTCTCATCGTTCCTTGGTTTCTAAATCTCCCGGAAAAATCACCAATCCCTATGAGCATCTTGTTTGGCCTGAAAATAAACCCATTCAGGAAATTGTTTTTCCTCAAATGATAGATACTGCCAAAGGATATGTAGCAGCTTTGTGGCTAATGTTACCTGAACAGGAAATTAAAAATCACGCCCATACTAACCCATACAACCAGTTTATCTTTATCACCTCTCCCCATCCGATGCTGCTGTGGTTAACAGTACTTTATAATCGGGAACTAGGCCCTAAATGGTTGCCCTGTTACCTAGATATGCAAAATACCCAGAATCTCCAGATGGTATCAGCATTAGCAGCAAGTAAATCTTACCCTTTGATTTTCTTCACTCTAGAACCAACTCATAAATGTTTTAGCGTTATTAGAAGTGCCATCTCTCCCATCAAAGGCCAAAAATTGACGACTTGGATTCAACAAAGTCAGCAACTACCATCTTCTTCTCAACCCCAAGTCAGCAAAAAGCTGTTAAAGCAGCAGTATAAATTAATGCAATCTCAAATATTACAAAAAATAGAATCGAAAACCAAGGTTGTCGGATAA
- a CDS encoding DMT family transporter — MDILLALLSAGSAGGFSTIGTAVNARLKTILHSPIAAATINFVVGFSILTLLLGLGIFKPYKLELIYITPWWAFLGGLLGAIFVTLSTLIVPKLGLTTTTLVVVFSQMLMSIVIDQLGWFGAMKYPITTPKIFGITTLIVAIVINQLDTNYSHKNVN, encoded by the coding sequence ATGGATATTTTATTAGCATTGCTTAGTGCTGGTTCGGCTGGTGGTTTTTCAACAATTGGTACAGCTGTCAATGCTCGATTAAAGACAATACTCCACTCCCCAATAGCCGCAGCAACAATTAATTTCGTAGTTGGGTTTAGTATCCTCACATTGCTGCTAGGACTTGGTATTTTCAAACCTTACAAGCTTGAGTTAATTTATATTACTCCTTGGTGGGCATTTTTAGGCGGTTTGCTAGGTGCAATCTTCGTCACCTTAAGTACCTTAATAGTTCCTAAATTGGGTTTAACCACCACTACTTTAGTTGTAGTATTTAGCCAAATGCTTATGTCAATAGTAATTGACCAGTTGGGATGGTTCGGTGCTATGAAATATCCGATTACCACACCTAAAATATTCGGAATTACCACATTAATAGTAGCGATTGTAATTAATCAATTGGATACAAACTATTCTCATAAAAATGTCAATTAG
- a CDS encoding serine/threonine-protein kinase encodes MNEYKTPSDIYIGKLLNNRYLIRDLLGKGGMGRVYLAEDVTKGCMLVAVKMLSLNIVNQELADRFGREIFIGSQLGKKSPHISRVLTYGITNERVPFYVMEYLQGRTIKQILKVESLNTSKFIEICQQICLGLHCAHQGVTLQGKIYPILHRDIKPENIFIHNYDNKLEIVKILDFGIAKFLSETGGMTMTESFIGSLPYSSPEHMQGYKILDVRSDIYSLGVVMYEMLAGKHPFHTNSHSFSTWCKLHCIQAPPKFEEVNPNVKIPQELQQLVMDCLAKDMNDRPDSTSKILEDLAKIKAQLNNSLVSSKDVNLVPFTSFSEQICRQKKWPKNKPVALICFPYLLTTPQGNIPTFWAMLPRAEILKFTEKTYTIDFISKMNEYPMVLWLTMLHDESYSLLRWLSYYLDIKNSKEEKILRNLTETGYYHLLFFAHEDPLKCNNVITFLLTAKQRQYLTDVINSSQNFDPAISPQEAKDLLKLEYEKIKAEVSKKLNTNSKNPAFFFKYWLDKFLELFKS; translated from the coding sequence ATGAATGAATACAAAACACCATCAGACATCTATATTGGCAAATTATTAAACAATCGTTATTTAATCAGAGACTTACTTGGTAAAGGGGGAATGGGTAGGGTTTACCTAGCCGAAGATGTTACCAAAGGCTGTATGTTAGTTGCAGTTAAAATGCTCTCATTAAATATAGTTAACCAGGAATTAGCTGACCGTTTTGGCAGAGAAATTTTTATTGGCTCTCAATTAGGTAAAAAAAGTCCACATATTAGCCGTGTATTAACTTATGGCATTACTAATGAAAGAGTGCCATTTTACGTTATGGAATATCTGCAAGGAAGAACCATCAAACAAATTCTTAAAGTCGAAAGTTTAAATACCTCAAAATTTATAGAAATCTGTCAACAAATTTGTTTAGGATTACATTGCGCTCACCAAGGTGTCACCCTCCAAGGTAAAATTTATCCGATTCTTCATAGAGATATTAAACCAGAAAATATATTCATTCATAACTATGACAACAAACTAGAAATAGTTAAAATTCTTGACTTTGGTATTGCCAAATTTCTGAGTGAAACAGGTGGGATGACAATGACTGAATCATTTATAGGTAGTTTACCTTACTCATCTCCAGAACATATGCAAGGATACAAAATATTGGATGTGCGCTCTGATATTTATAGCTTGGGTGTTGTGATGTATGAAATGTTGGCAGGTAAACATCCATTTCATACGAACAGTCACTCTTTCAGTACTTGGTGCAAACTTCATTGTATCCAAGCACCACCTAAATTTGAAGAAGTTAATCCCAATGTAAAAATTCCCCAAGAATTGCAGCAATTAGTCATGGATTGTTTAGCAAAAGATATGAATGATAGACCCGATAGCACTAGTAAAATATTAGAAGATTTAGCTAAAATTAAGGCACAACTTAATAATAGTCTTGTATCTTCTAAAGATGTAAATCTAGTACCTTTCACATCATTCTCTGAGCAAATATGTCGGCAAAAAAAGTGGCCCAAGAATAAACCAGTTGCATTAATTTGTTTTCCATACCTTTTAACTACTCCACAAGGTAATATACCAACTTTTTGGGCTATGTTACCGCGAGCAGAAATTCTGAAATTTACAGAAAAAACATATACTATTGACTTTATTAGTAAAATGAATGAGTATCCCATGGTACTGTGGTTGACAATGCTCCATGATGAATCATATTCTCTGCTGAGATGGTTATCTTATTACTTAGATATAAAAAATTCTAAAGAAGAAAAGATCTTGCGTAATTTAACAGAGACTGGCTATTATCATTTACTATTTTTTGCCCATGAAGATCCTCTTAAATGCAACAATGTTATAACTTTCTTACTGACAGCTAAACAACGTCAATATCTAACTGACGTTATAAATTCAAGTCAAAATTTTGATCCAGCTATCTCTCCTCAAGAAGCCAAGGATTTGTTAAAACTTGAGTATGAAAAAATCAAAGCAGAAGTTAGCAAAAAGCTAAATACAAATTCCAAAAATCCTGCATTCTTTTTTAAGTATTGGCTAGATAAATTTTTAGAATTATTTAAATCTTAA
- a CDS encoding glycoside hydrolase family 10 protein has protein sequence MVSTKTTFPDIQNHWARPFIEALAQRRILNGYPDGTFRPDNSVTRAEFAAIIGAVFTQSVKRDYVPFVDVPNNHWAINAIKKVYETGFLVGYPDQRFGISERISRGDVLVAMVNGLEIAAKVEADLVNALPQIYQDAIAIPNYAINQIAIATRVGWVASYPNIKLLNPKIAATRADVAVMVYQALVDQGKAEKIASDYIVVPPNIVSTPTNTVKVSHSREFRGAWVTTVWNSDWPSKAGLSVDQQKAELSAIIQQLQSLNFNALVLQVRPEGDALYASALEPWSAWITGTQGKAPEPFYDPLEYAIAECHKRNIELHAWFNPYRAKTTTKSGSNVRPHIAITNPEVVYQWGNQLWMDPGAKIVQDRAYNVIIDVVSRYDLDGIHLDDYFYPYPISGQTFPDNKTYAAYKSSGGTLNLEDWRRENVNQMVLRLSQGIKKTKSHVKFGISPFGIYRPGQPAGIVGLDAYNVLYADSKKWLQQGWIDYLAPQLYWRTDQTQQSYEVLLKWWTEANTKQRHIYAGNNIGQLDGKAWKNEEIGKQIIITRNLAGKLSLGNIFFSMSSIKENRQGIADQFKNAYYPRPAIVPTMSWQSTIAPSPPKELKFQNGRLNWDAGDNQPVRSWTLYRQSGDSWIIQRILSTGTNFATVQPGTYAVCAVDRLGNESAGVTIAVS, from the coding sequence ATGGTATCTACTAAAACAACATTTCCAGATATCCAAAATCATTGGGCGCGTCCGTTTATTGAGGCTTTGGCGCAACGTCGGATTTTAAATGGTTATCCTGACGGGACTTTTCGCCCTGATAATTCTGTGACTCGTGCTGAGTTTGCTGCAATTATTGGCGCGGTTTTTACTCAATCGGTTAAACGCGATTATGTGCCTTTTGTGGATGTTCCCAATAACCACTGGGCTATTAATGCTATTAAAAAGGTCTACGAAACAGGTTTTTTGGTGGGTTATCCTGATCAGCGTTTTGGTATCAGTGAAAGGATTTCTAGGGGTGATGTCTTAGTGGCGATGGTTAATGGTTTGGAAATTGCTGCTAAGGTAGAAGCTGATCTGGTAAATGCGTTACCACAAATTTATCAAGATGCGATCGCTATTCCTAACTATGCTATAAATCAGATTGCGATCGCTACTCGTGTCGGTTGGGTGGCTAGTTATCCAAATATCAAATTACTTAATCCCAAAATAGCTGCTACTCGTGCAGATGTGGCTGTGATGGTCTATCAAGCTTTGGTAGATCAGGGAAAAGCAGAAAAAATTGCCTCTGACTACATTGTAGTTCCACCAAATATTGTCTCTACACCCACTAATACAGTTAAGGTAAGTCATAGCCGCGAGTTTCGGGGGGCTTGGGTAACAACTGTATGGAATAGTGATTGGCCTTCCAAAGCGGGACTTTCTGTAGACCAGCAGAAAGCCGAACTTTCGGCAATTATCCAACAATTACAATCTCTGAATTTTAATGCATTAGTTTTGCAGGTGCGACCAGAGGGAGATGCTTTATATGCTTCTGCGTTAGAACCTTGGAGTGCATGGATTACAGGAACTCAGGGAAAAGCACCAGAACCATTTTATGATCCTTTAGAATATGCGATCGCAGAATGTCATAAACGCAATATCGAACTTCATGCTTGGTTCAACCCCTACCGCGCCAAAACTACCACCAAAAGCGGGTCTAATGTCCGTCCCCACATAGCCATCACTAATCCCGAAGTTGTTTATCAATGGGGAAATCAATTATGGATGGACCCAGGCGCGAAAATCGTTCAAGATAGAGCCTACAATGTCATTATTGATGTTGTCAGCCGCTACGATTTAGATGGCATTCATCTAGATGACTATTTTTACCCCTATCCCATATCCGGTCAAACTTTCCCCGATAACAAAACCTACGCAGCCTATAAATCAAGCGGTGGGACACTTAACCTAGAAGACTGGCGGCGGGAAAACGTCAATCAAATGGTATTACGTCTATCCCAGGGAATTAAAAAAACCAAATCTCACGTTAAATTTGGGATTAGTCCCTTTGGTATTTATCGCCCTGGACAGCCAGCAGGTATTGTGGGCTTAGATGCCTATAATGTCCTGTATGCCGATTCTAAAAAATGGTTACAGCAAGGTTGGATAGATTATTTAGCCCCTCAACTTTATTGGCGCACCGACCAAACACAACAGAGTTATGAAGTCTTACTCAAATGGTGGACAGAAGCCAATACCAAACAGCGACACATTTACGCAGGTAACAATATTGGACAATTGGACGGTAAAGCCTGGAAAAATGAAGAGATAGGAAAGCAGATTATCATTACTCGCAACTTAGCAGGTAAACTTTCCTTAGGCAATATCTTCTTCAGTATGAGTTCCATAAAGGAAAATCGCCAAGGCATTGCTGACCAGTTTAAAAATGCCTATTATCCCAGACCTGCAATAGTTCCTACTATGTCATGGCAAAGCACAATAGCGCCATCTCCTCCCAAAGAGCTAAAATTCCAAAACGGTAGACTTAATTGGGACGCAGGTGATAATCAACCTGTACGTTCTTGGACGCTGTACCGTCAAAGTGGCGATAGTTGGATAATTCAAAGAATTTTATCTACTGGTACTAATTTTGCGACTGTGCAACCTGGAACCTATGCAGTGTGTGCAGTAGATAGGTTGGGAAATGAGAGTGCAGGTGTGACTATTGCAGTGAGTTGA
- a CDS encoding cupin domain-containing protein — MYTTSCVIPVIKSPKDYQTYRISPNESNRLAIIFDSAIANTSLTCCVEIFDVGGQTPPNRHQWALEMFFILKGEGIAICDGKSVPIKTGDSLLVPPTGTHLIKNTGETRLYTLTIMVPNEDFSELIRSGIPVELDAEDMAVLGRLDPFKLV, encoded by the coding sequence ATGTATACTACTAGCTGTGTCATTCCAGTTATCAAATCTCCCAAAGATTATCAAACATACCGCATCAGTCCCAATGAATCTAATCGGTTAGCAATTATTTTTGATTCCGCAATTGCTAATACTTCCTTAACTTGTTGTGTAGAAATTTTTGATGTGGGTGGACAAACACCACCAAATCGTCATCAATGGGCATTGGAAATGTTTTTCATCCTCAAAGGAGAAGGAATCGCCATTTGTGATGGCAAAAGTGTACCTATCAAAACCGGAGATAGTTTATTAGTACCGCCTACAGGTACTCATTTAATTAAAAATACAGGTGAAACTCGTCTTTATACGCTGACAATCATGGTTCCAAATGAAGACTTTTCTGAGCTAATTCGCAGTGGTATACCTGTAGAATTAGATGCAGAAGATATGGCTGTTTTAGGAAGATTAGATCCTTTTAAATTGGT
- a CDS encoding DMT family transporter, producing MTPMTPIRLSFQGTVPHGQSYLYVLLALVNGAVLPIQSNLNAQLARSLNSVPLAADISYFIGSIALISLLCTGWFGHPDWSALAKAPRWSLMGGLFGVWYITASAYFTSILGTTLTQGLIICGQAITGLVTDHFGWLGVNRRRLTANRRLVMGLLIVAIFLLSLPT from the coding sequence ATGACACCCATGACACCCATACGTTTAAGCTTCCAGGGAACTGTCCCTCATGGTCAAAGCTATTTATATGTGCTGCTGGCATTGGTTAATGGTGCTGTATTGCCGATTCAAAGCAATCTCAATGCTCAATTAGCGCGATCGCTCAATTCTGTACCCCTAGCCGCAGATATTTCTTACTTTATCGGCTCAATTGCGTTGATTAGTTTGTTATGCACGGGTTGGTTTGGTCATCCAGATTGGTCTGCTTTAGCCAAAGCTCCCCGATGGAGTCTGATGGGTGGTTTATTCGGAGTTTGGTATATTACCGCCAGTGCTTACTTCACCTCTATTTTGGGGACTACCTTGACTCAGGGGCTAATTATTTGTGGACAAGCAATTACTGGTTTGGTGACTGACCATTTTGGCTGGTTAGGAGTTAATCGCCGTCGCCTCACAGCTAATCGTCGCCTTGTTATGGGACTGTTAATTGTGGCAATTTTTTTGCTTTCTCTACCAACTTAA
- a CDS encoding MarR family winged helix-turn-helix transcriptional regulator, translating to MNKDRIDIILEEWQQEVPQLDTSALGISGRILRIARLLEKHRESILVEYGLNVWSFDVLATLRRQGQPFCLKPTELYNLLMLSSGAMTNRIDRLEQDGIVTRVRDAEDRRSVMVQLTPKGIQLADTVMPILFEKEKQLLSQFTADELQLFIPMLRKLLLLLEQDAKSV from the coding sequence ATGAACAAAGATCGAATTGACATCATTCTTGAGGAATGGCAACAGGAAGTGCCACAGTTGGATACCTCCGCACTAGGGATATCTGGGCGGATACTACGAATTGCCCGTCTTCTGGAAAAGCACCGAGAAAGTATACTGGTTGAGTATGGCTTGAACGTTTGGTCATTTGATGTGTTAGCCACACTAAGACGACAGGGACAACCTTTTTGCTTGAAACCGACTGAACTTTATAATTTGCTCATGCTGTCTTCAGGCGCAATGACAAACCGGATTGACCGCCTAGAACAAGATGGCATAGTAACGCGTGTGCGTGATGCAGAGGATCGGCGCAGTGTAATGGTGCAACTGACTCCTAAAGGAATACAGCTTGCAGATACTGTAATGCCTATTCTGTTTGAGAAAGAAAAACAACTGTTATCTCAATTCACGGCTGATGAATTACAACTATTCATCCCCATGCTGCGTAAGCTACTTTTGTTACTCGAACAGGATGCGAAATCAGTTTGA
- a CDS encoding amidohydrolase, giving the protein MNFTIKNAVIAVTDGYRTIDVQVVNGIITAIDSNLDLIGTRINGENKLLLSGFFNAHTHSSEKWQRGVIPPLPLELWLAHLYEFAPLDTEQVYISALGTAVETLLSGGTSVVDHLVLIPGKELETIATAVRAYREIGIRAFVAPLIQDESLSAGIPSGESSQIHEPYFRSTAETLVIIEEAVRLFHRPDEGINILVAPTGIQLCSDALFTGCVELSNRYNLCRHSHLLETKAQEKLAQEKYGCTAVEHLQRIGYLSDRTSLAHCVWLTDSDINILAETQATVVHNPLSNLRLGSGIAPILKYRQAGVNVTFGCDGASSNDSQDLLEAIKIGSILHNVTELDYQYWITPREAVEMASLGGAKGLNMDDQLGSLTVGKQADLVLYDLTNLSLLPRTDPIGLLVLGRPTNAVDSAWVRGKQIIADGKVTTINVDELRQELFNRSEWGKTHRSKSVGEMEVHYRQVMGL; this is encoded by the coding sequence ATGAACTTTACTATTAAAAATGCTGTAATTGCAGTTACCGATGGTTACAGAACTATAGATGTGCAAGTTGTCAATGGTATTATCACCGCTATTGACTCCAATTTAGATTTAATTGGTACAAGAATTAACGGTGAAAATAAACTGTTACTGTCTGGTTTTTTTAATGCCCATACCCATTCTTCGGAAAAGTGGCAACGGGGAGTAATTCCACCTTTACCGTTAGAGTTATGGTTAGCACATTTATATGAGTTTGCCCCTTTGGATACGGAACAGGTTTATATCAGCGCTTTGGGAACGGCTGTAGAAACTTTACTTTCTGGGGGAACGAGTGTTGTAGATCATTTGGTGTTAATTCCCGGTAAAGAGTTAGAAACTATTGCTACAGCCGTTCGTGCTTATCGAGAAATCGGAATTCGGGCTTTTGTTGCCCCTTTGATTCAAGATGAATCTCTCAGTGCAGGGATACCTTCAGGGGAATCAAGCCAAATTCATGAACCTTATTTTCGTTCTACTGCGGAAACTTTGGTAATTATTGAAGAAGCGGTGAGGCTGTTTCATCGTCCAGATGAGGGGATCAATATTTTAGTTGCACCAACAGGGATACAGTTATGTAGTGATGCTTTATTTACGGGATGTGTTGAGTTAAGTAATCGTTATAATCTTTGTCGTCACTCGCATTTACTGGAAACTAAAGCCCAGGAAAAACTAGCCCAGGAAAAATATGGTTGTACTGCGGTTGAACATTTGCAGCGTATTGGTTATTTGAGCGATCGCACATCTCTAGCTCATTGCGTTTGGTTAACCGACTCTGATATTAACATTCTGGCCGAAACTCAAGCTACAGTTGTTCACAATCCTTTAAGTAATCTGCGTTTAGGTAGTGGTATCGCCCCTATTCTCAAATATCGCCAAGCGGGGGTAAATGTAACTTTTGGTTGTGATGGTGCTTCTAGTAATGATTCTCAGGATTTGTTAGAAGCGATTAAAATTGGTTCTATTTTGCACAATGTGACTGAATTAGATTATCAATATTGGATTACTCCCCGTGAAGCTGTAGAAATGGCTTCTTTAGGTGGTGCGAAAGGATTAAATATGGATGATCAACTGGGTTCTCTGACGGTCGGCAAACAAGCCGATTTGGTTCTTTATGATTTAACTAATTTATCATTGCTTCCTCGTACTGATCCCATTGGTTTATTAGTTCTAGGTCGTCCTACTAATGCTGTTGATAGTGCTTGGGTGCGTGGTAAACAAATTATTGCTGATGGGAAAGTTACGACTATTAATGTTGATGAGTTGCGGCAAGAATTATTTAACCGCAGTGAATGGGGAAAAACACATCGGTCGAAGAGTGTAGGGGAAATGGAGGTTCATTATCGTCAGGTGATGGGTTTGTAA
- a CDS encoding alpha/beta hydrolase: MGNYELRITNYELRITNYELRITNYELRITNYELRITNYELQMIYRCGNC, encoded by the coding sequence ATGGGTAATTACGAATTACGAATTACGAATTACGAATTACGAATTACGAATTACGAATTACGAATTACGAATTACGAATTACGAATTACGAATTACGAATTACGAATTACGAATTACGAATTACAAATGATCTATCGCTGTGGCAATTGCTGA